A window of Reinekea marina contains these coding sequences:
- a CDS encoding flavin reductase family protein: MHYSQESLATLDSRFRAHLINSLSGFKSANLIGTQDSQGQTNLAIVSSVFHLGAHPPLVGMIIRPHSVARHTFENILETKVYTINQVNADIVSQAHQTSARYDKEESEFTMTGLTPETLADFKAPFVAQSHLKYAVQFREHQHLAINGTELVIGEIIDLHVKDGAIQEDGFIDLEALNTVTVSGLDSYHKTQIIERLPYAKKENYRD, translated from the coding sequence ATGCACTACTCTCAAGAATCATTGGCGACACTCGACAGCCGCTTTAGAGCGCACCTTATTAACTCACTTTCTGGTTTTAAAAGTGCAAACCTAATTGGCACGCAAGACTCACAAGGCCAAACTAATCTGGCCATTGTCAGCTCAGTATTCCATCTAGGCGCTCACCCTCCTTTGGTTGGCATGATCATTCGCCCCCACAGTGTAGCTAGACACACCTTTGAGAATATTTTAGAAACCAAGGTTTATACCATAAACCAAGTAAACGCAGATATTGTTTCGCAAGCGCATCAAACCTCAGCACGATACGATAAAGAAGAATCTGAATTCACCATGACCGGCTTAACACCTGAAACCCTAGCCGACTTTAAAGCGCCTTTTGTTGCCCAGAGCCACTTAAAATATGCTGTACAGTTTAGAGAGCACCAGCACCTTGCCATCAACGGTACCGAACTGGTCATTGGGGAAATTATTGACTTACATGTGAAAGATGGCGCGATTCAAGAAGATGGTTTTATAGATTTGGAAGCATTAAACACGGTTACGGTGAGCGGCTTAGACAGCTATCACAAAACTCAAATTATTGAGCGATTACCTTATGCAAAGAAAGAAAATTACCGAGACTAA